CGCGCCGAGAAGGAGGCGCTTTCCGAGCTCGGCAACATCCAGCAGCCCTATCGGCGGCTCGGCTGGGAGGATCCCATCGGCACTTCAGGAACCATCAAGGCCATTGCGGCTGTCATCGAAGCCGACGATCCCAACAGCCGCGGCATGATCACCCGCAAGGGGCTCGGCAAACTCCGCCAGCGCCTGGTGGACTGCGCCTCGCTGGAGCAGGTCCGCATGAAGGGGCTCAAGGACGATCGGGCTCGTATTTTTCCTGCCGGTGTCGCCATCCTGAGCGCGGTTTTCGAAGCGCTCGATATTGACCGCATGCGTTACGCCAGTGGCGCTCTGCGCGACGGCGTACTGCTTGATTTCATCGGCCGCGACACCCCGCATGACTCACGGCGACTGAGCGTATCGCAGCTGGAAAATCGCTTCAGCGTTGATGCCCGTCAGGCTGACAACGTATCGCAAACGGTCAATCAGCTGTTCGAACAACTGCGCACGCCCTGGGGGCTGGAGGAAGAGCACGCTACCTTTTTGCACTGGGGGGCCCGCCTGCATGAGCTCGGCCTGACCATCGCCCACAGCCATTTTCATAAACATGGCGCTTATCTGGTCGAACACAGCGATCTGGCAGGTTTTTCAACCCCCGAGCAGCGATTGCTGGCCTGGTTGGTACGAGCCCATCGAAGACGCTTTCCCACCAGAGAACTGGAACGTTTCCCGAAAGCCGAACGTTGCAGGGCCGCACGACTGGCACGGCTGCTACGACTGGCGGTAGTGCTCAATCACGGCCGCCCTGACACGCCACCGCCGTCGGTCACCCTGAGCGCCGAAGACGAGCGCCTGCATCTGACGCTCGATGCCAGCCGTTACAGCGCGCTCGTGATTGATGACCTCGGCCGTGAACAGTCCTTCCAGAAGAGCGGTGGTTTCGAACTTGAGGTGACCGTCACCGGAACGGAATGAGATCGCTCAGGTGCCAGCCCGCAACAGCCGCCAACCATCTGCCGCCAGCGCCAGGTCGGCTCCGATCAGCGCAACGGCTTCGTCGCCCTGCCAGGCGATAACCAGTCGATCCCGTCGCCAGGGGGGGACTGCTGCCTCCTGAAGGAGCTGCTTGACGCGCCGATGGCGGCCACCATATTGCAACCGCTCTCCTCCCCGGCGCGGCTTCAGGCGAACGCTCACCGGTTTTCCATCTTCTCGCACCAGTCGCCAGTACAATGCACCCACCGGAGTATCGAGGCCAACCTCACCCTGCCAACAGCACTGCCACTCACCCGACATGGTGTCAGTCGGTGTCTGAAGATAGAGCGCGCCCCGCCACACCCGGGCTTCGGCACCGGGCCAGCCCACGTGCACCCTGCCATCGCGGCGAGCTTCGGCACACTGATCCAGCAATGTTTCCAGTCGAGCCCGGGGCGGCAGTGGTAGCCCCAGCCGACCCAGACAACTGCGAATCAACAGCCGCTGACGCGCCCGCGACAACTCAAGCAAAGGCACCAGCGGCAAGCGACCGGGATCATGGCCAAGGCGCTCGAGATCGATTGCAGCCAACTCACCCAGCAATTCACCGGCCTCACGCAGATGATTGGCGCTATCTACCAGCTGCGCCTCTGCCGTCCAGCGTTCGTTCAGTGCCGGCATCACCCGGTGCCGAACATGATTGCGGTCGAACCGCTCATCCTGATTGGTTGGGTCTTCCCGCCATGGCAGATCATGCTGTCTGGCATAGTCGGCAATCTCCGTGCTACCTGCCGCCAGTAGCGGTCGCATCAGCAGACCCCGTCCCAGCGAGCGCTGATATGGCATACCGGCGAGACCAGCGACCCCGGCCCCACGCATCAACCGCAATAGCAGAGTTTCTGCCTGATCACCGCGATGATGGGCCATCCAGAGTACATCGCCACATGCCAGTTGCTCGGTAAAGGCCGCATAACGCGCCCGGCGAGCCCCAGCCTC
This DNA window, taken from Kushneria phosphatilytica, encodes the following:
- the ppx gene encoding exopolyphosphatase, whose translation is MVASSPHPTPRRLAAVDLGSNSFHLLIADYVDGRLRVLDRRSDKVQLAAGLDDEGYLGEEAIERALACLERFSTLLSGIAARDMRIVGTNALRSASNSDQFIDQAQQRLGHTIEIIAGREEARLIYLGAAHALAEVHGRRLIVDIGGGSTELIIGEDFDPLALESLTMGCVSYTRRFFGDGRISEQSMRRAEKEALSELGNIQQPYRRLGWEDPIGTSGTIKAIAAVIEADDPNSRGMITRKGLGKLRQRLVDCASLEQVRMKGLKDDRARIFPAGVAILSAVFEALDIDRMRYASGALRDGVLLDFIGRDTPHDSRRLSVSQLENRFSVDARQADNVSQTVNQLFEQLRTPWGLEEEHATFLHWGARLHELGLTIAHSHFHKHGAYLVEHSDLAGFSTPEQRLLAWLVRAHRRRFPTRELERFPKAERCRAARLARLLRLAVVLNHGRPDTPPPSVTLSAEDERLHLTLDASRYSALVIDDLGREQSFQKSGGFELEVTVTGTE
- the tilS gene encoding tRNA lysidine(34) synthetase TilS yields the protein MAGSIALERAVDRALGEVPAGATLHVALSGGRDSVVLLHLALCARQRLAPERRPSLAALHIDHALQPAAIEFVHFCRTLCHQWAIPLRVIPVTVDAFDGLEAGARRARYAAFTEQLACGDVLWMAHHRGDQAETLLLRLMRGAGVAGLAGMPYQRSLGRGLLMRPLLAAGSTEIADYARQHDLPWREDPTNQDERFDRNHVRHRVMPALNERWTAEAQLVDSANHLREAGELLGELAAIDLERLGHDPGRLPLVPLLELSRARQRLLIRSCLGRLGLPLPPRARLETLLDQCAEARRDGRVHVGWPGAEARVWRGALYLQTPTDTMSGEWQCCWQGEVGLDTPVGALYWRLVREDGKPVSVRLKPRRGGERLQYGGRHRRVKQLLQEAAVPPWRRDRLVIAWQGDEAVALIGADLALAADGWRLLRAGT